In a genomic window of Peptoclostridium acidaminophilum DSM 3953:
- a CDS encoding universal stress protein has protein sequence MDIRKILLPVDGSECRINFLKVVEDIVLKFNAEITVLNVQHKYPQPIHSATTLDKYGLSNTVLDQNERNKRSIGIVSQMRNLLSQKGIKAQTRVEHGNPAEIIIEIAENEHFDLIIMCSHGISVNKRFLMGSTTNKVLHYATKPVLVVKHEFCKVIDLDSLRKK, from the coding sequence GTGGACATCAGAAAGATCCTTCTGCCTGTGGATGGCTCAGAGTGCAGGATAAATTTTTTAAAGGTTGTGGAAGACATAGTGCTCAAGTTCAATGCTGAAATAACAGTGCTCAACGTCCAGCACAAATACCCTCAGCCAATTCACAGTGCCACAACGCTTGATAAGTACGGCCTTAGCAATACAGTTCTGGACCAGAATGAGAGAAACAAAAGAAGCATAGGCATAGTAAGCCAGATGAGAAACCTGCTTTCCCAAAAGGGCATAAAGGCCCAAACACGCGTTGAGCATGGAAACCCAGCTGAAATTATAATAGAGATAGCCGAAAACGAGCATTTCGATCTTATTATTATGTGCTCCCATGGCATATCTGTAAACAAACGCTTCCTTATGGGCAGCACAACCAACAAGGTTCTCCACTATGCCACAAAGCCTGTGCTTGTTGTAAAGCACGAGTTCTGCAAGGTTATTGATCTCGATTCACTACGCAAAAAGTGA
- a CDS encoding AAA family ATPase: MKKQGGDFAVKGKVLFENIRNRRLEVEFTQQDLANTSGLSLSLIKAIETGRSESGRENIEKISAALGVAIDDIYIGDYRETKVVSIANNKGGSGKTSVVAGLGYALAEKGYKILFVDGDAQFNLSYSLGMNLSPENSLNHAIINENSLMGYIQRTAYDNMDIIVSDFDMALIEMKLFTKVMRESVMRKILEPVVEAGIYDFILIDTNPTLGILNFNILNASDYVIIPVELSSFGIIGLNTIKNYINEIRTFNRNLELAGVLMNKVDKRESITDDAQDVLEQTFGEIVFKSYISVDTNIKKAQWDRQPLDLFNRNSRATKQFKSFAEEVIRIVK, from the coding sequence ATGAAAAAACAGGGAGGCGATTTTGCGGTGAAGGGAAAGGTTTTGTTTGAGAACATAAGGAACAGAAGGCTTGAAGTTGAATTCACGCAGCAGGACCTTGCAAACACGAGCGGCCTTAGTCTCAGCCTTATAAAGGCGATAGAGACGGGAAGAAGCGAATCAGGAAGGGAAAACATCGAAAAGATAAGCGCAGCACTCGGAGTTGCCATAGATGACATATACATAGGTGATTACAGGGAGACAAAGGTAGTATCGATTGCCAATAACAAGGGCGGTTCGGGCAAGACGTCAGTAGTTGCGGGCCTTGGCTACGCGCTGGCGGAAAAGGGCTACAAGATACTCTTTGTAGACGGCGACGCGCAGTTCAACCTCTCCTACTCGCTGGGGATGAACCTTTCGCCTGAGAACAGCCTCAACCACGCAATAATAAATGAAAACAGCCTCATGGGATATATACAAAGAACGGCGTACGACAATATGGATATAATAGTCTCCGACTTCGACATGGCCCTCATAGAGATGAAGCTTTTCACGAAGGTCATGAGGGAGAGCGTGATGAGGAAGATACTCGAGCCGGTCGTGGAGGCGGGCATATACGACTTCATACTTATCGACACGAATCCTACGCTGGGAATACTCAATTTCAACATACTAAACGCCTCCGACTACGTGATAATACCCGTGGAGCTCTCGAGCTTCGGCATAATAGGCCTCAATACCATAAAAAACTACATCAACGAGATAAGGACCTTCAACAGAAACCTCGAGCTGGCAGGAGTGCTCATGAACAAGGTTGACAAGAGGGAGAGCATAACAGACGACGCGCAGGACGTGCTCGAGCAGACCTTCGGAGAGATAGTCTTCAAGAGCTATATCTCGGTAGATACCAACATAAAAAAGGCCCAATGGGACAGGCAGCCGCTTGACCTTTTCAACAGAAACTCCAGAGCCACAAAGCAGTTCAAGAGCTTTGCAGAGGAGGTAATTAGAATTGTCAAGTAA
- a CDS encoding diguanylate cyclase domain-containing protein — protein sequence MNKASEFNLYSALPLMIAMYVTSYLAWLLFSSGEAGMVVGDFFSLAGDAGALALLVYACRHVKHNKAYWLMMMLSVLFFFLGDAVWVYHEVLMRQEIPEWSTSYIFYSLNSLFLMLSTIILAFKEKGKWDSLQLLMDSITVLCIFTYISWLLFFKGILPSLKIMSASEWRTVISVMLDFIALSGFLILTVSRSDSIFPRRVYFLLLSGIAIFCVADAVYYHQVLRDSYMSSNIVDLFWYISVLLIGASGYYMQHMEKGGVHHVHIADAEMAAVKDHTWIMLIPLGVIFITNYRDFKTIAFFSGLVLLHHLMTRHIKISAQNAKLLVHQKELNNSLKVRMEETNQLNEQLCEKIREIHHLNENLELMIAERTYELKAKNAKLDILANCDPLTCLPNRRNFLRSLDSYLSRAEVSKERFALLFIDIDRFKEINDTYGHSVGDKVLVQASKRMSMSLRSGDFIARHGGDEFIAIIDRLYEKDDILPVIKRIRESFELPLKIEGHRIQIGLSVGAAVYPYDGTDKISLLKCADSNMYLDKFTEVDDVSIGLQQRTTDFSS from the coding sequence ATGAACAAGGCTTCTGAATTTAACCTTTATTCCGCTCTGCCGCTGATGATTGCAATGTATGTCACCTCATACCTTGCATGGCTTCTTTTCTCTTCAGGGGAGGCAGGCATGGTAGTCGGCGACTTTTTTTCACTGGCAGGAGATGCCGGAGCGCTAGCCCTCCTCGTATATGCCTGCAGACATGTAAAGCACAACAAGGCCTACTGGCTCATGATGATGCTCAGTGTGCTTTTCTTCTTTCTGGGAGACGCAGTCTGGGTATACCACGAGGTTCTGATGCGCCAGGAAATACCTGAATGGAGCACGAGCTATATTTTTTATTCCCTCAACAGTCTCTTCCTTATGCTGAGCACTATAATCCTGGCATTCAAGGAAAAGGGGAAATGGGATTCGCTCCAGTTGCTCATGGACTCTATTACTGTATTATGCATATTTACATATATATCATGGCTGCTTTTTTTCAAGGGCATCCTCCCGTCTCTAAAAATAATGTCAGCATCAGAGTGGAGGACAGTAATATCTGTTATGCTTGATTTTATAGCTCTATCAGGGTTTTTGATTCTGACTGTGTCACGCTCAGACAGCATATTTCCCAGAAGAGTCTACTTTCTCCTGCTAAGCGGCATAGCCATATTCTGTGTAGCAGATGCCGTCTACTACCATCAGGTCCTGCGAGACAGCTACATGTCCAGCAATATTGTGGATCTGTTCTGGTATATTTCGGTGCTTCTAATAGGAGCCTCCGGCTACTACATGCAGCATATGGAAAAGGGCGGCGTCCACCATGTTCACATAGCCGATGCTGAAATGGCAGCTGTAAAGGATCACACATGGATAATGCTGATTCCCCTGGGCGTGATATTCATAACAAACTACCGTGACTTCAAGACAATAGCATTTTTTTCAGGCCTTGTCCTCCTTCACCACTTAATGACCCGCCATATAAAGATATCGGCACAAAACGCCAAGCTTCTGGTCCACCAAAAGGAGCTTAACAACTCGCTGAAAGTCAGAATGGAGGAGACAAATCAGCTCAACGAGCAGCTCTGTGAAAAGATAAGGGAGATACACCATCTGAATGAGAATCTGGAGCTCATGATAGCCGAGCGCACCTACGAGCTTAAGGCTAAAAACGCCAAGCTGGACATTCTTGCAAACTGCGATCCGCTAACGTGCCTTCCCAACAGGAGAAACTTCCTACGCAGCCTGGATTCCTATCTGAGTCGTGCTGAGGTTTCAAAGGAGCGATTCGCACTCCTTTTTATAGATATTGACCGTTTCAAGGAAATAAACGACACCTACGGCCACAGCGTGGGAGACAAGGTCCTTGTCCAGGCTTCAAAACGGATGAGCATGAGCCTCAGAAGCGGGGACTTTATAGCAAGGCACGGAGGCGATGAATTCATTGCCATAATTGACAGGCTTTACGAAAAGGACGATATTTTGCCTGTAATTAAAAGAATCCGTGAATCCTTCGAGCTCCCATTGAAGATAGAAGGCCACAGAATACAGATAGGACTCAGTGTGGGAGCTGCCGTCTATCCTTATGACGGCACCGATAAAATATCTCTTTTAAAGTGTGCTGACAGCAATATGTACTTAGACAAATTTACGGAAGTTGACGATGTTTCAATTGGCTTGCAGCAAAGGACTACCGACTTTTCAAGCTGA
- a CDS encoding ParB/RepB/Spo0J family partition protein: MSSKKVINKSMVNDFISISNASASVLGNESIRIRQIEGDLNIHELDVRLLKAAPAEWNFYKPLGDNKMEQLIISIMENGLLNPVIVWEGIGEGQSYTVLSGHNRIEAYRRIYEQTADSNYLKIPAFIKGRDDITPEQAQEIIIDTNWVQRELSPMEKAKSILKKYAIIDNEASERRRRKRDIVCQDYGLKGRQVENYYKLNGLIRDFKDMIDENLLTIKSGIKLAMFDEETQSWMLEKYIDRLDYKRTALLKSGMDREQIKTVLEGEEAEYVMMKVPKELKGQIAEIIKNHGGVN, translated from the coding sequence TTGTCAAGTAAAAAGGTGATAAACAAGAGCATGGTCAACGACTTCATATCGATTTCAAATGCGTCGGCATCCGTGCTGGGCAACGAGAGCATAAGGATAAGGCAGATAGAAGGCGACCTCAACATACACGAGCTGGACGTCAGACTGCTCAAAGCGGCCCCTGCCGAGTGGAACTTCTACAAGCCACTGGGCGACAACAAGATGGAGCAGCTCATAATATCAATAATGGAAAACGGCCTGCTGAATCCCGTAATAGTCTGGGAAGGCATAGGAGAGGGACAGTCCTACACGGTGCTTTCTGGCCACAACCGAATAGAGGCGTACAGGAGGATATACGAGCAGACTGCTGACTCGAATTACCTCAAGATACCCGCATTCATAAAGGGCAGGGATGACATAACTCCAGAGCAGGCCCAGGAGATAATAATAGACACCAACTGGGTGCAAAGGGAATTATCGCCCATGGAGAAGGCCAAGTCGATACTCAAGAAATACGCGATAATAGACAATGAAGCCTCCGAGAGAAGAAGGAGGAAAAGGGACATAGTCTGCCAGGACTACGGCCTCAAGGGCAGGCAGGTTGAGAACTACTACAAGCTCAACGGCCTTATAAGGGACTTCAAGGACATGATAGACGAGAACCTGCTCACTATTAAATCGGGAATTAAACTGGCCATGTTCGACGAGGAAACACAATCCTGGATGCTGGAGAAATACATAGACAGGCTTGACTACAAGAGGACGGCGCTGCTAAAGTCGGGCATGGACAGAGAGCAGATAAAGACGGTTCTGGAAGGCGAAGAAGCCGAGTACGTGATGATGAAGGTTCCAAAGGAGCTAAAAGGCCAGATTGCAGAGATAATCAAAAACCACGGCGGAGTCAATTAG
- a CDS encoding rhodanese-like domain-containing protein, with protein sequence METKGYITASDLFSLLAARDKIIILDIRRKQAYDEYHLSGAVHIDADGALDYLEGASESTEIPVIVVSDLDEPASTLSGDIGYKGYNSFYLKGGMEEGWFKLVRHIRIHEQK encoded by the coding sequence ATGGAAACAAAAGGCTACATCACTGCGAGCGACCTTTTCTCGCTGCTTGCAGCGCGAGATAAAATCATAATTCTGGACATAAGGAGAAAGCAAGCCTACGACGAGTACCACTTGAGCGGCGCCGTGCACATTGACGCCGATGGAGCTTTGGATTATCTGGAGGGCGCATCCGAATCCACGGAGATTCCGGTTATTGTCGTGTCGGATCTAGACGAGCCTGCATCAACGCTATCAGGCGATATAGGCTACAAGGGCTACAACTCCTTCTACCTTAAAGGCGGAATGGAGGAGGGCTGGTTTAAGCTTGTCAGGCACATAAGAATACACGAGCAAAAATGA
- a CDS encoding tRNA 2-thiocytidine biosynthesis TtcA family protein encodes MENNIDPAIDEKSEGVAGSGCEVLVPFNERLPLREIERSIIKKHRKNIWSNFIKAIKEYELIKDGDKVAVAISGGKDSLLMAKLFQELKRHGQIKFEVEFVAMDPGYHKNIRELLIDNCEYLGIPLHIFDSGIFDIIDDIAKDYPCYMCAKMRRGALYSKAKELGCNKLALGHHYNDVIETTLINMLYAGSFKTMLPKLKSTNFDEMELIRPLYYVREKDIERFIQGSGIWPLNCACMVAAKKTSSKRHEIKQLVKTLKENYSEVDKSIFRAACNVNMDAILGWEKDGEKHSYLDFY; translated from the coding sequence TTGGAAAACAACATAGATCCTGCAATCGATGAGAAAAGCGAAGGCGTTGCGGGAAGCGGCTGCGAGGTGCTAGTCCCCTTCAACGAGCGTCTTCCTCTTCGGGAGATAGAGCGCAGCATAATCAAGAAGCACCGCAAGAACATATGGTCCAACTTCATAAAGGCCATAAAGGAATATGAGCTTATAAAGGACGGCGACAAGGTCGCTGTTGCGATATCAGGCGGAAAGGACAGCCTGCTCATGGCCAAGCTCTTCCAGGAGCTAAAGCGCCACGGCCAGATAAAGTTCGAGGTCGAATTCGTAGCCATGGATCCCGGCTACCACAAGAACATAAGGGAGCTGCTCATAGACAACTGCGAGTATCTGGGCATACCGCTTCACATTTTCGACTCGGGGATATTCGACATAATAGACGACATAGCCAAGGACTATCCTTGCTACATGTGCGCTAAGATGCGCCGCGGAGCCCTCTATTCTAAGGCCAAGGAGCTGGGCTGCAACAAGCTTGCGCTAGGCCACCACTACAACGACGTTATAGAGACGACGCTGATTAACATGCTCTACGCCGGCAGCTTCAAGACTATGCTGCCAAAGCTTAAATCCACCAACTTCGACGAGATGGAGCTCATACGCCCCCTCTACTATGTCCGCGAAAAGGACATAGAGCGCTTCATACAGGGCAGCGGAATATGGCCGCTCAATTGCGCCTGCATGGTGGCCGCGAAGAAGACTTCAAGCAAGAGGCATGAGATCAAGCAGCTTGTAAAGACTCTCAAGGAGAACTACAGCGAGGTCGACAAGTCGATATTCAGGGCGGCCTGCAACGTCAATATGGACGCCATACTCGGCTGGGAAAAGGACGGCGAGAAGCATTCCTACCTGGATTTCTATTAG